TTTTTTGTACTTAATTCATGTaactttaaaagcaaataaaaacttGTGTCTGCTTTATGCTTCCTATGTGATTCCAAAACTGGTCGGTAAAAGTTTACTTAACATTTTGCTCCCAGGCTTGAATAAGttgttaaaataatttaatttcacATCCTCAACATGCAAGAATTAACCAAAATCCTGCATGAATTATTGGCATTTCAATGTAAAGACAAATTGGAATCACTCATACTCTTTTAATTTATGCTAAAAGTATCAATCTTAAGCTTCCGTTTACAGAGACACCACAGCGCTCATGATCTCACTTGTGTAGCGTGGCAACAGCCTCTCTGGTCTTGATCTGATCCAGGCCAAAGGTGAGGGCAAAGCGCCGGGCCAGCTCCTTGATGCCGCTCACGTGAGAAGACGTTCGGTCCAGGTTGGGACCCTGATCCTGCAGCAGCTCATTGAACAGCTGCAACACATGAATGCATAGGAGTTAGTGGGTATGCACAGGAGAGCACTTGTAACTTTAAGAGTACACAACAGGAAGCTGTGTAAAAAGCACCATCACCGTCTCACCTGCTGCAGACTGAGGATGAGTGTCTTGGCACAGAGGATTTTGTCCGTCTGTCTGGTTTTACTGAGAGTCTCCTTGATGATGTCGCCATAGTCATTATAATACTGGGGCAGAGAAATGAAACTATTAATTCACCCAAGTTGTCTGAATTAATGCACTGAATCTCATATCACACCCAGATTTGCATCAAAGGTAAATTTAGGTGaattaaaaccatttttttcAATTCCACAGTAACTCAGCTCCATGCATGCTACACACAAACCTTCATATAGTGTTTGAAgatgtcagcagcagcaggcatgTCTACAATGTCGTAGATGATGAGTTTACAGAAAGCTGCAAGCAGGTTTCTCCTCTTGTGGAGGGCCTCGATCTTGTTGGCTTCATCCTCCTCATCTCCCTCTACAGGCACAAAGACAGTAGTGGACAACAATGAGAAAGCTCCCTACCTTCTCTCAACCTTTAGTAATTGTTAAAAACTTCTTGGATCCGAAACAGAAACCACAACATGATCCGATCTAACTTCTCTCTCACCCATGCTCTGGCTCTCATCATCCTGGTCGATGAAGACGTGGTCTAAGACGAAGTTTAGCAGCTCATTTTGCAGAGTGCTGTCTGGGTTGAACACCAGGGGCTGGAGGCCCTCTCTGCCACCAGAAATCAGCTGGTGACTGAAGATCATCAACAGGTCACAGAGAAGCATGAATGCCTAAACAAGAAATAGCAATATTGTCACAGCTTGACCAAAGAGTCtttatttcaaaaaacaaaacaatgatatGTAGAGATAACAGAAAACATGCATCCTTTACATAAATCGAGAGACAACGTTGATTTCAAAGCTCTTCTGTTACTCACGACACAACAACATCTGTTACCTGCTCTTTAACCGGTGTGTTGACATTAGACAGGCACTGCTGACACACTGCCAGGAAAGACTTGACCACTCTCCTGAGAGCCACCAGGTCATCCTGCACACAGAGAACATCACACAGACATTGATAATCAGCCAAAATAATGAGTACTTTAGCAAGAGTCACTAATGAACAGCTGTGACAGTCAGGCTAGCTGTCTTTGTCATCCTATCAGTATGAATGAAGGAATATTATGAATAATAATTCAGCAACACTTTTGATGTTTTCAACAATGTTCCAGATAAGTTATGTCCTATATGGGAGCTGAAGTCTTGGTAAGGTGTTTAAGTGTTAAATGAGACAGATTTGGGGTGAGTCCCAGACTGAGGACTGGGGCTGTCTGACAGTGAGATGGATTTCTACACTAAGCCACCCCCCTCTGCAGAAATACAGATAAGCCCGTGTCCCTCTGGGCCACTGATGCTCAGACATGGCAGCATTCACTCTGAGCCACTGACCAATAATAAAGCTATACTCTGAGTGCGGTCTGTTAGTGAGGCTGGTCGAGCACCTTGCTGGGAACCCCCTCTGTGATCTTGACCAGCTGCCACAGGATGGAGTAGTGGGAGCACTGCAGGGCTTGGACAGCTATCTGCTCTGGCATGGAGCCCTGCTCGATGCCCGCTTTCAGCAGCCGGTAGCAATTCCCAAACAAATCCCACCGTGTCAAATCATGGGCACTGAAGCAGAAAACGAGAAGAGCACACACTGAAATGATCACATTTATTTGGTGGAAAATTTCTTCCAAAacactgaatgaatgaatggatgaatgaataaTAATTCTTGCAATAGAAAAATGCGAACTAAATGTCTCCCTACAGATTTACACAAATCTTATCTGGAATGCTAAGCTAATAATCTCAGATTCTGTAATGATTGTCAGCCAGAGTGACCAATGATAATAATCcatatttttatcttgaaaCAGCTGCAGATCATACTTGTGGAAGGCTGTGAGTCGCTTGAGTGTAGATAACACGTTGTAGATATCGTCATCGTCTGCCTCCTCAGCCTGCAATAACCAACATCTGTTAGTATACAAGACTCAAATGGGTACAAATAGTGCCCAGTTTCTAATAGTCTACCCAGCCAGCTACTGTGCCTGATACCTCTTGCAGCAGCTCTTCGACCGAGTGTGCAAAACGATCGGTCATCTCATCAATAAGCTGTGATCGGGCAATGTCCACACGGTTCATGATGGTGTACTCTTCAGAGCAGAGGATGCTGTATGTCTTGCTGCAGGCCTCAAGCACATCGGTCTCTATGTGCTTCTCCACAACCAGACGGATCTGCTTTAATAAGGCGTCCAAGTGCTTCTCCATGCGCCCAGCGCTGTACACGTCCAGGTCAAAGTACTGGGGGATTTGCAGCAGGTTGGCTACCTTCTCCGAGTCTGCCTGGTACTTTGGGCAAAGTAACGGAGAGACGAGAATTAAATAAAGATAACAAAAAAATTATAGTGTATGAGGGAACAAAAGTTACAAAACTAGCACAGAAGGACTAAAACGGGAAAGAAAGACCCATCAATCAGCATGCAACGCTTGGCTTCTGTTTCTCAGTGAAATAGTGAGTGACATTTTACACATATAGCCAGCAGACTTTAGAGATTGAGGGCGCAAAGTATTCAGCAGCAATTCTCACAAGTAGATCATTTATTTTGACAAACTGATCGGTCTTCTAGCCAAGTCATTTATCACTGGTCTCCCCCTTGACAGCCATGGGCAAGCTAAGAAAAGCCTTACCTTGGACAACAGCATGGGTAAAGCCATGATGAAGTGCTCTGTCAGTTTGTTCTTATCATCTATCTGGGTCTTCCTCTCCTTTGCTGTCAGCACctggacaaataaataaatatatacacacatctGTGATTCTTTTGTTGGGACCAAAAACTGCATCATTTTCCACCTCTTTATATGACCAAAAAAGGTATTAATGAGTAGGAAAATTCTTGCTATTTCTGTTTAACAACATAACATATTCAAGAAGTTCTCTGCCTTGCTAAAATTATTTGCTGGAGTCTTATGCACataattacatatttaaaaaaaaaaaatctgaaaaagtgGAGAACAACAAAAGTTCAATACAACAGAATCAAATGTACAGATGAGCACATTAACACACTCTGGTAAATAAGGTGGCTGCTTTTACACTGAAGTATAATACATCGTCACATTTGAGATTCACAGTGAATTCCCCTTCAACATGCCCACTTGGCAggtacagtcatgtgaaaaagcaGGTTTTTACTGGACCCCATACAGTCCTGTGAAACGCTAAATTCACCTTGTGATACAAAAACTTGTAGAACCACTTTTAGCAGCTGTAAtttgaagtaatcattttctgtggaggaattttgccCCACGTGTCTTTACAATCTTACTTCAGTTCATTAACGTTTGCGGGTATTTCTTTGTGCACAGCTTTCTTGGGATCCTGCCACAGGATTTCATTCGAGTTGAGGCGTAGACTTCTTTACATATTGTGTTGTCGATTTTTGCCTGTGATATACTTCTAGAGTTGCAATTTCTGTAGTCTCTCTGAGATTTGCATGCTATGTCCTTGGGGTGAATTTTCTGGAATGTCCAATCCTGGGAGGACTGCAGcagtgttaacacacacctcatattctccagaccagcaaactgccaaatgTTCAGCTTTTATAGAGATGCTCAAACTTGCTGATGACCAATTAAGTGCATCTGATTATTAGTACCTGGCTCATACTGTCCCTCTTAACTCCTACTGAAGCAGTAAAGGTTATCACATGACTGCATAAGGTTTCATCTGCAACATTCAAAGTGAATACTCTGAGTGTTTCTGGGGTATGATATGTGTATACTTTACACACCCGTTTGCCAGTGCCTCTGCCAACAGGTGGGTGTGCCTCTGCTGCCTGTCGGATGGTGCACACCATCAGCTCGATCAGCGCACTCTCCTGCCTGTCAGACAACACTACAGGGAAAAACAGAAGACGTTTGAGCAGAGGAGAGACAAAGACGCAGGAAGAAACAAAtgtggaaagaaaagagaaaccgAATGACAGCAAAGGTCGGAAACAGAGAAAAGGATTAAGGGACAGAAGAGTTTCAGGGAACAAGATTTTATTACATCATCTCTTCTCTCTGGTTCTCAGcggttgtattttatttgattcagCTTCTCCCAAAGGAAATAAGATCAGTGTGTAATACTGTGTGCCTTACTCTCTTCTCCCTGTACGGGCTCCTCCAGCAGCAGTTCAGTCATACACTCCCAGTCTTTCAGCAACTCTTGAGAGCTTTCCCACAGAGAGTCGACAAGGTACGCTGCATGCTCGTGGAGCTACACACAAAATCACATTGAAAGAGATTTCAATCTGCAGGAATCATCCTGGAACTACTTAGTGTTTGTGAGTGCCCAAcatctaaaacacacacagtatgCTGATAAGATGTGTGTTTTCATGAGCGTTACCTCACTCTCCAAAAAGAACAGCACTAGCATACGGATGAGATTCCCATTGGGACTGCTCCTCCCTCTGCGTTTAGCCAGCGCTTCTTCTGCTTGCGGGTCATGGCGACTGAATAATCTGACAGCGAGTGAGAAACAGACAGAATAAGAGTTTTACAGATTGAAGACTAACAATGTTATTACACCAACAATGCCCTAATTAGACTCACTTTCTGTGAAGAAACTCTCCAGCAGCAACAGCGACCGGCCGGTGAGCAGAGTACACCAGGTGGTACACATTCTCACAGTCCTCGTTGGACAAAGCATCTTCACTGCCCCTGCAGCAGACAATTTGCACACAGATTAATCAAGTTTAAATCAATCCGAGCTAGTTATGAGAACAATATTAAACACGGGAAATAACTGAAAACGCCCAGAGGACGAAAggaataattaaaaattaacaaaaatattGCATATAAAGGGAAGTCAAGGGAAACAGCAATCAAAAACTATTAAACTAGTTTACACTAAACTACCCAATCTATTTGTGAGTGTGACTGAGATCATCTCCTTAGCTAAAGTGACCCAGGAACTGAGTGTTCAGTACATGATAATCCTCGTCTTAAGCATGTGATCATAGCCAAAATATCATCTTATGCTAAAATGCTGACCAGaatctaaaaagaaaagagtttCATATGTAGGCAtgcaaaaatacagagaaagatCAAAGCTACTCACTGCAGAATGAGTGTGACCAATCTAATGGCCTCTACAGCCACGTCATACTCCTTATCCAGTGTCATTGATACTATTCGGTCCTGCCAAAACAGATAAAGTTGAGCAGAGAAACAACTGCAGAGAACTAGAATAAATAAGGAGAAACAAAAGAGAATtcagaaaactaaaaaaaatctaaacactGCCCATGTCTACTGTGGAGTTGCATGAAAGCAGCCTCAGTTCTCGCTGCTAGCGTTACCTTGAAGCGGTTAGTGAAAAGCTCTAGTTTGGGGAACAGTTCTCGGTTTGTGTACAGGTTCTGCAGAGCCTTCAAGCACTTCAGACGCACTTCTCCttgctagaaaaaaaaaaaaaaaaaaggttcaagCTGGCCAAACATCTTAAATAAAATCCTGCTGTGGTGTGCTACACAACTACCATTCTGTATCTGTGGAAATATCATTCATCCCTTTGCATTAAATCCAGTGGTAAATATCAGCCAAGGGTTGTACAAAAACTCCAAAATTTGTTTAAATTTTGTGTTCTTACTCTATCATGTAGAGTCCAACCAACATATTTTAGGTAACTATCATTAAGGAATGCGTCGCTGTACATCTTCATCCACACTCCGATTTCCTCAATACAGATGGCCCGAATTTCAGCGATCGCATCCCtagaaagtaagaaaaacagaatCACCAAAATACTTTCAATATTACTCTTAAATCCTCATCATTAAGGAAGGGGACATTTAGAGTATGTACCTGTAACGATGCACAAAGATGCCCTTGAAGATGGAGTTCATCATGTTCTCTATTTCATCTTGGTTTTCCTGAAGCTGTATAAGGAAAAACTCAAAGTTAAAGACAATGCTGAAACTGAAAAGGACATTTTCAAACACCCGGATTTACAGCTAAGTAGTACCACAACCACCTATGATAATCTAAGACACTTAAAAAGTAAATTCTTCTGTGATATCGAACCCAAACCCACCTCCTTCCTCTTCTGTAGCAGCAGTTCCAGCTTCTCGTTGGCACGTTTGCCAGCTATCTTGTTCCTCTCAGCCTCGTACTGTCTCTGGGTGTTGTCCTGGTGAATGCTCAGGTTCAGCGCTACATTTACCAGTGCTGTCATCAGCTTCATTGCTATGCAGAGATAACAGCATTCAAAACCTTTAGACATTTCGTCCTGGGAAATACACTTTCAATCTACCTAACAAAAGTCCAGATTAAACTGTGCAATGTCAAGCAGCAGAAAGTTAATAAATAACTGTTAGTACAAGACACAAAACAGACCTAAACACAGCAAATTATtagctgtttttctgtctttataaCCACAACGAGCTTATTTCGATCAGTCCTAAgcaaatgtaattattattatctcCCACTATAATATGACTTGTGTTATCAGCCCATGTGGAGGTATTTGCGGAACAATTACTGCTTTGAGTTCAAACAAATATCATGTTGTTGGTACCCGCTAACGTGGACGTGTGCCTGAAGGCTCGCACTTGAGAGTCAGACAGTCCAGTGAGGAGGGAGATCACAGTGTCCATCATGTACTCGTCATAGATGATGCTGTACTGACACTGACGGATcaaaacgctgataaactcgCAGAAGTTGTAACGGAACTTTTTCCACATAGGTCCTGGCATGGTAAGAGGATAATCTCCACTATCctgttgaaaaaaacaaaacatagacAGATTACAGTTATTTTAACttcttgttctttatttttttgctcaaCTGAAACACGATACAACAATAAACTGCTTTGAGCTGTCAGTTAGATATCATCAAATTTGTCCACACATCTTCAACATAGTGTAATATATGTGCATAACTAAATAATACAGCAATGCTTTCTTGCAActgtttaaattgtgttaatttCTGCTTATTTTAGCAGATAATTACCTCATCGAACTCCTCGGTCATCTTACGGATGATCTCTGCATTCTGCATGTTCCTGAACATCTCAATCCTCACGGTGCCTGGTTACACCCAAAAACAGCAGATTTGGTAGTCTTGTTTATAATGCATGCACATAGGAGGACAGATTTAAGTAAAACACGCCTACCTTTGCAACCTGAGCACTGGATGAAAAAATTGATCAGGTCCAGCAGCGCCAAGTCTCTGTCCTGTTTATATGACTCAATCCACTCATCCACTACTGACTGTATACAGAAAATAATAatcaaatgacaaaaacagtgaaaaacatacatttaaaaagctTCAAACAGATGTAATACATTATAATATCTGATTACAtacttaaatattttatttacactgaTGCTTATGAAATCAAACCTGTGTTCACCCACCTGCATGGCACTCTTTCCCAATTTGACCACTTCAAATAGAGTGACTGGGTCTCCCCCATCTCCGTTATGTTGAGCCACACCGTTGGCTTTCCCTCGCCCTCTGGCCACACTCACAGTCTTGTCTGTCGGTGACTTCCGTGGCTTCTTGTTGGATGTCTGAAATCAGGGAAATGTCAGTTAGGAAGTTTGTAAAGAACCCTTTGTATGTACACTCATCCCCAAACACAGACTTGCACACAATGGGAAATATAACAGCTTCTTCCTACACCACCCATTACACACTTCAAATCCACCAGACAAAATCAAAGACATGCATTGTCTGTTAACCAGATTTTTTTCCACAAGTTTCCCCTTTCTTAACAAACTCTGGTACCGGTGCTTGTTTGCCGGGTCTccctctcttcttttttcctttcatctCTGGATCTTCCATCTCACTTATGCTCATACTTATTCCCACAGTGTCTGTTGCCCCAGACTCATTGGATGAGTCCCTGAAAGAGCAAACCACAAATGCATTTCATTCATTAGCATTTAATGATTGTATTCATTAGCCAAATTAAATGTTCAATTCCACTGACAGGCAAACAAATGAATTGggtgagttaaaaaaaaagaaaaaacactaacGCACTTGTCACTTGTGTTTCCACATACCATTTCAAAACCATATTCTTTGAGTTTAGAACActataaaggtcaatcaaaaaCATGTCTTCCCAAAAGTAGCaaagatcattttaaagtagcATCCAGTCCTACAAATATCTTTTATCAGCTACAGCAAACAAACCTTTAAGGCCAAATGTGATAAAACATGCCAGGTAGCctaaaaaatctaaaacaatTACTCATGGATTCATTTAAATTAACCTGGTTCTGGATGAGTGAACGATGAATGGATAAAAtaaccaattaaaaaaacaaatttaatgcCAGATTGTTGCCAAACTGATAGTTGCCCTTTATAAAAACTCACTGTAGGACAGGGAGCTCTGAGGTGATCATCCTGGTCAGTAGGGGGACTGATGACCCGTGCAATTCTTCTTATGGGTCTCTTCAGGTGTGAAGGAGGTGGTACAATATGACAAAACTGGGTGGAGGGAAGGGGGGGTGATCTGGAAGGTCAGAGAGGAGAGGCTCCAGGACGGACTGAAGTTAACTTTCTTCAGCTcctgaaaagaaacagaaagaaagatttATTATGATTATAGTTTACAATTAGAGTACAGATTTGATAACCTGTTAACCAGTAACAGCCATTAATGACAGACATTCTGGTTTAGATATACAAATATGCAACATTCAGGCATTATTCAAGGGTAGCTCTCACATTACTGATGAGGTCCTAAAGTGATTGCCTCAATCAgttatgattcattaaatataaCCGGGTTCTAAATGATTTGAATATTAAATCACTGAATACTTTTATATGATGTCTAAGTGCTTATTGTCCAAAGTGAGTCAACTATAAAATGTCACTGAATCCAGAGAGAGGCTGTTCAATCACTTGCTGTGGAAAATGAGCTGTCAGTGTGGAAACGGGGAGAGGAAGACACCAACTGGTCAACTagagaacaacaacagcaaaataTTGAGTCGGGTGGAAAAGATTTGTACACAGTGCTGTTGTCAAACAATTTAACTACAACCCACTGACACTTAAAGAATGAgcacattttattcatttagtgGACATCTTCTATTGACTTAAGAAAAGCTCAGCTCAAAACTTTATAAACTCCTAAATTCTGTGAATTATGTTAAAAAGACTGCAGAAACATGATGTATTACCCTCTAGTTAAAGAAAAATGGTCTTTTGACAAAAGCTGGGGAAAGTATGATgtcaaataaaatatggcataaattgaaaaaaaaaatctgggatTCAGTGAATGAtggaaataaacaaataatccaaaaatgcttttcatttcattttcatgagCTGACAGCTAAGCTAGATCCTCAATCAGAACAATGGCAGCTAAGTGAATTATAACATTATTTGTTGACCTGTTCATATGCTAATGAGAGCAAAGAGCAGAGGGTGAGCAATACCGCTGTCAACCTGAAGAGGCAGTATGATCCACAAAGTCCTCTACCCAGCATCTATCTCCAGGCTGCCTGACTGCGTTTAAACTGGGAAAAGTGGGCTGAGAAAAATCAACTGACACTCATTTAAGTCACAGCTCAGTTCCAATCTAGTTCAGTTAATCTACAGAGTGTTTTAGTGGTCTATTTTCctcagagtgtgtgtgaatgcataCATGTGTGTTTGAAAGTAGGTCTGGGCAACAGTAGGGGGCAGGCTAAGAGAGTGTGTATTTAAATACTGTCTTCCACACAGTGTTTGTACTGTGGAATAGCATGGGCAGGAGAGCGCCCTTTTTCACCATGATGAActacacacgcatacacacacactgatctgAACAAACTGTAACAGACCAGCTGAATTAGATCAGCCAAATAAGGATTTTAATAACTAAATAAGGATAATGTGTAATCCTCCAAGTAGCTTAATTAGCTGCAAAATATAATACACATAGTAACACTTCAAAAGACAGCAGTGAGCAAAGGCTTTTAACAGCTGGGAATTTCCATGCACATTTGCATGCACATAACCTTTTAATTGATTCTGGCCTTCCGCGTTCCTGCTGCACAGACGCAGaacagcaaaagaaaagaagcctAATTCTGTTCATATCATTGTGCATATAAATTAcctgaatgttttttttgcacgcaaatgctgaaaaaaaaatctagataAGCAAATCCTGTAAAAgtaaatttttaattaatgtgcaaaagtcagctgctgcatgcaaataaaaaacaaaggagtACTTATAAACTTATAAAATAGTAAATGTTTCCTCTCCATGGATTTAAATAGCATAAAATGATTTATATTAATATGTATTAGATATGCTTGCATGAACATAAGCGTTCAACTGATAGAATGAAATAGTATAAAATGATTTGTATTCATGTGTATGCGCTGTATTCATGTGTATTGGGGCGGCTGTACCTCAGAAGGTAgcgcaggtcatctactaaatAGAGGGtcagtggttcaatccctgTCCAGTCTGCAAATATCCTTGGACTAGATACTAAACCCAGTTGTTCTCCCATGCATccaatgaatgtgtgtgaatgaggtatgttgtataaagtgcgtTAAGTGCTCTGGGAAAGTAGCAAAGCACTACATAAGGATCAATCCACTTGCCATGTGAATTTCTGTCTATGTGGACAGCAACAGATATGTgattttcaatgtttttacacagttaattgctgaattttcaGAAACAGATTGCACGTAAT
Above is a window of Oreochromis niloticus isolate F11D_XX linkage group LG19, O_niloticus_UMD_NMBU, whole genome shotgun sequence DNA encoding:
- the stag1a gene encoding cohesin subunit SA-1a; translation: MITSELPVLQDSSNESGATDTVGISMSISEMEDPEMKGKKKRGRPGKQAPTSNKKPRKSPTDKTVSVARGRGKANGVAQHNGDGGDPVTLFEVVKLGKSAMQSVVDEWIESYKQDRDLALLDLINFFIQCSGCKGTVRIEMFRNMQNAEIIRKMTEEFDEDSGDYPLTMPGPMWKKFRYNFCEFISVLIRQCQYSIIYDEYMMDTVISLLTGLSDSQVRAFRHTSTLAAMKLMTALVNVALNLSIHQDNTQRQYEAERNKIAGKRANEKLELLLQKRKELQENQDEIENMMNSIFKGIFVHRYRDAIAEIRAICIEEIGVWMKMYSDAFLNDSYLKYVGWTLHDRQGEVRLKCLKALQNLYTNRELFPKLELFTNRFKDRIVSMTLDKEYDVAVEAIRLVTLILQGSEDALSNEDCENVYHLVYSAHRPVAVAAGEFLHRKLFSRHDPQAEEALAKRRGRSSPNGNLIRMLVLFFLESELHEHAAYLVDSLWESSQELLKDWECMTELLLEEPVQGEEMLSDRQESALIELMVCTIRQAAEAHPPVGRGTGKRVLTAKERKTQIDDKNKLTEHFIMALPMLLSKYQADSEKVANLLQIPQYFDLDVYSAGRMEKHLDALLKQIRLVVEKHIETDVLEACSKTYSILCSEEYTIMNRVDIARSQLIDEMTDRFAHSVEELLQEAEEADDDDIYNVLSTLKRLTAFHNAHDLTRWDLFGNCYRLLKAGIEQGSMPEQIAVQALQCSHYSILWQLVKITEGVPSKDDLVALRRVVKSFLAVCQQCLSNVNTPVKEQAFMLLCDLLMIFSHQLISGGREGLQPLVFNPDSTLQNELLNFVLDHVFIDQDDESQSMEGDEEDEANKIEALHKRRNLLAAFCKLIIYDIVDMPAAADIFKHYMKYYNDYGDIIKETLSKTRQTDKILCAKTLILSLQQLFNELLQDQGPNLDRTSSHVSGIKELARRFALTFGLDQIKTREAVATLHKDGIEFAFKYQNPRGPEFPPINLAFLEVLSEFSSKLIRQDKKTVHSYLEKFMSESMSERREDVWLPLISYRNSLLTGGDEDHMSVTSGSSSKTGSVRSKKGRPPLHKKRIEEESSVEGSWMMRNDTLQTPGALQTPQLTSTVLRENRPAEHMPDPDSEPGSENDFVHNPQMQMSWLGQQKIEEVNRKDRTAMNYIKSRSNQGVRQTVRGLMEDDAEPIFEDVMMSSRGQLEDMNEEFEDTMVIDLPPSRNRRERAELRPDFFDSAAMIEDESGFSMPMF